A portion of the Sabethes cyaneus chromosome 3, idSabCyanKW18_F2, whole genome shotgun sequence genome contains these proteins:
- the LOC128743858 gene encoding uncharacterized protein LOC128743858 translates to MKLLRVVCLFALVLLASAEDEKKPVAEAKVDDTKAEAANLEEKKQDKRGLHDWAGFSGFEEKHDVPHFETHEEKTLTVIKKVPVPYPVEKHIPVPVEKHIPVPVKVGVPKPYPVYKTVHYPVKEIVKVPVHVPAPYPVEKKVPYPVHVPVDNPVPVKVYVPAPYPVEKKVPVPVKVPVPAPYPVEKKVLVPVKVAVHVDKPYPVEKIVHYPVHVPVDRPVPVHVDKPVPVPVEKPVPYPVIKKVPYPVHVHVDRPVPVPVEKPVPVPVKVHVPAPYPVEKHIPYPVYKNVPYPVKVPVDRPIPIEIEKHVPVEIEKPVPVPVKVSIPVPVHHHHEEHHDFGSEGHQEFHEHH, encoded by the exons atgaaattgttG CGGGTTGTCTGTCTTTTTGCCTTGGTGCTTCTTGCATCCGCCGAAGATGAAAAGAAACCAGTGGCCGAAGCTAAGGTAGATGACACCAAAGCCGAAGCGGCGAACCTCGAGGAGAAGAAACAGGACAAACGTGGTCTGCACGACTGGGCTGGCTTCAGCGGTTTCGAGGAAAAGCACGACGTACCGCACTTCGAAACGCACGAGGAAAAGACACTGACCGTGATCAAGAAGGTTCCGGTTCCGTACCCGGTCGAGAAGCACATCCCGGTGCCGGTCGAGAAACATATCCCCGTGCCCGTGAAGGTTGGAGTGCCAAAGCCCTATCCAGTGTACAAAACCGTGCACTACCCGGTCAAGGAAATCGTTAAGGTGCCCGTTCATGTTCCAGCTCCCTATCCAGTTGAGAAGAAGGTGCCATACCCAGTCCATGTACCGGTAGACAACCCAGTCCCCGTCAAGGTGTACGTGCCAGCTCCATACCCAGTGGAAAAGAAGGTCCCAGTTCCAGTAAAGGTCCCAGTCCCGGCCCCATACCCAGTCGAAAAGAAGGTTCTGGTCCCTGTTAAGGTTGCCGTTCATGTCGACAAACCATACCCAGTCGAGAAGATTGTCCACTACCCAGTGCACGTTCCAGTCGATCGTCCAGTCCCGGTTCATGTTGACaaaccagtgccagtgccagttgAGAAGCCTGTCCCATACCCAGTAATCAAGAAGGTACCATACCCAGTCCATGTCCACGTTGATCGCCCAGTGCCAGTTCCAGTTGAGAAGCCAGTGCCAGTCCCGGTTAAGGTGCACGTACCAGCTCCTTACCCAGTCGAGAAGCACATCCCGTACCCGGTGTACAAGAACGTCCCATACCCAGTGAAGGTCCCAGTCGACCGACCAATCCCCATCGAAATCGAAAAGCACGTTCCAGTGGAGATCGAGAagccagtcccagtcccagtcaaGGTTTCCATCCCTGTTCCAGTGCACCACCACCACGAGGAACACCACGACTTCGGCTCGGAAGGACATCAAGAATTCCATGAGCATCACTAA